The Microlunatus soli genome contains the following window.
ACCGACGACCCGGATCCCCGCCACCCCGGCGAAGGCGATCAAGGCGTTCGCAGCACTGGAGGCTGCAGCCGGCAAGGAGCACCGCGCCCGGGCGCTCCGACCCGGCGGACCCGACGATCAGCTGGAGGAGTTGGCACTGCTCTGGGGATCATTGTCTGCGGCCGCCGTCAGCTACGGCAGTGCGCTCACCGACGGCCGCGATCCGGCAGCCGAACCGGCAGGAGGTCAACGCGTGGCGATCGCACTGCCCGACCCTGCCGAGGCTGCGAAGAACCTGTTGGAGCAGTGTTACGCGATCATCTTCGGCTACCAGACGGCACTCGCCGAGCTCTCCGACCGGCAAGCTGATCATGCCCGGTCCAGCCTGGCCCGCTATCGCGATCTGCGGGACCGGCTGGTCCGCGAGCTGCTCGCCCAGGAGCAGAAACCGCCGGCACCGCACGCCGGCTACCAGCTGCCGTTGCAGCCGACCAGCACGTCCCGCTCCGGCAGGCTGCTCGGCCTGATGGACACCGCCGTGCTGCCGTACATCGGTCAGTGGCTGGCCACCACCGACCACCGGTCGATCGCCCTGTCGACCATGATCAACAGCACCCGCGACGTGCTCGCGTGGACCTCGACGATCACGGTCTGGCCGGGTTGGCCGACCCAGGACTGATCATGATCATCGCCTGACCAACAGTGCGATGATGATCAGACGTCGACGATCCTGGCTTGATGGTCACTCCTTGACGATCGCCGCGATCCGGTCGGCGGCCTCGGCGACCGGCAGATCCTGGCGCTCGCCGGTGCGGCGATCGCGGACCTCGACCACGCCGTCGGCGAGCCCCTTGCCGACCACCACGATGGTCGGGACACCGATCAGCTCAGCATCGGCGAACTTGACGCCGGTGCTGGCTTTCCGGTCGTCCAGCAGCACGCTGACACCGCGTTCGGACAACGCAACCGCAAGATCGTCGGCGGCGCCGACGGTCTCGCCCTTCCCTGCGATGATCATGTGCACGTCGTACGGCGCCAGCTCCCGCGGCCAGCACAGGCCCTTGTCGTCGCTGGTGTTCTCCGCGACCGCGGCCACCGCGCGGGACACCCCGATGCCATAGGAACCCATCGTGACGGTGACCAGTTTGCCGTTCTGATCAAGGACCTTCAGGCCGAGCGCATCGGCGTACTTGCGGCCGAGTTGGAAGACGTGCCCCATCTCCATCCCGCGGGCCAGGCTCAGCGGTCCCGAACCGTCCGGTGCCGGATCGCCGTCCCTGATCTCGGCGGCTTCGATGGTGCCGTCCGGGGTGAAGTCGCGGCCCGCGACAAGATCGAAGACGTGCCGGCCGGGTTCGTTGGCGCCGGTCACCCAGCGGGTGCCGGTGACGACCCGCGGATCGACCAGGAATTTGATCTTGGTCACCGACTCGGTGCCGAGCGCCTGCGGACCGATGTAGCCCTTGACCAGGCCGGGATGCTGGGCGAAGTCCTCGTCGGTGAACGGCTCGGCCTCGGACGGCTCGAGCTGGGCGTTCAGTCGCTTCATGTCGACCTCACGGTCACCGGGCAGGCCGACCGCCAACGGTTCCCGGGTGCCGTCGGGGTGGGACACCATCAGCACCACGTTCTTCAGGGTGTCGGAGGCCTCCCAGGGACGGTCCTGTCGCGGGACGCGCTCGTTGGCGACCGCGACCAGGGTGGCGATCGTCGGGGTGTCCGGGGTGTCCTCGGCGTGGGCTGCCGGTGCGTCGTCGTACGGGATCGGGTCCGGCACCGGGGTGCGGACCGCCTCGACGTTGGCCGCATAGCCGCCCGGTGAACGGACGAAGGTGTCCTCGCCGTTCTCACCGACCGCCAGGAATTCCTCGCTGGCCGAGCCACCCATCGCCCCGGACATGGCCGAGACGATCCGGTATTCGAAGCCGAGCCGGTCGAAGATCTTGATGTAGGCGTCGCGATGGGCCTGGTAGGACTTCTCCAGTCCGGCGTCGTCGATGTCGAAGGAGTAGGAGTCCTTCATCACGAACTCGCGACCGCGCAGCAGTCCGGCACGGGGTCGGGCCTCGTCGCGATACTTGGTCTGGATCTGGTAGAGCGACAGCGGCAGATCCTTGTAGGAGGAGTACAGGTCCTTCACCAGCAGGGCGAAGATCTCCTCGTGGGTCGGGCCGAGCAGGAAGTCGTTGTCCCGCCGGTCCTTGAGCCGGAACAGCAGGTCGCCGTATTCCTCCCAGCGGCCGGTCGCCTCGTACGGCTCGCTCGGCAGCAGGGCCGGCAGGTGGACCTCCTGGCTGATCGGGTCCATCTCCTCCCGGATGATCTTCTCGACGTTGCGCAGCACCTTCCAGCCCAGCGGCAGCCAGGAGTAGATCCCCGGCGCGGTCCGCCGGATGTAGCCGGCCCGGACCAGCCAGCGGTGGCTGGGCACCTCCGCGTCAGCCGGATCCTCCCGAAGGGTCCGGACGAACAACTGCGTCATACGCGTGATCACGTCGAGTTACCTCTCTCCTGCACGAACTCCGAGGCGAAGGGTATCGCGGCGGCGCCTGGATCGCCGCGCCCGGACCAGCGGGGCTGCAGGCGGGTCGGCACGTTCGGGGTGCACGGCCGGTAGGCACGTCCGATGTGCACCCGGTCGCCATTAGCGTTCTGCCATGACCGACGTGAACGCCGATCTGGATCAACTCGCCCACGCCGCGGAGACCGACCCGGCCGCACAGCCCGCACTCTGGCAGGCGGCGTTCGCCCTGGAACGGTGGTGGTTCGTCGCTCGCGGGGTCGGACCGGACGGCGAGTTGGGTGCCGATGTCGGGCCGTTCATCGGCGTGATCGAGGACAAGCCGTTCCTGATGGCGTTCAGCTCCGGGCAACGCGCCCGACAGTTCGCCGTGCAGGCCGGTGTGGCCGGTGCGGAGGATGACGCCTACGTGTTGGCGACCGAACCACAGGACTTCCTGTCCGCCGTGCCGTCCTACCAACAGCAGGGCGTCTTCGCGATCACCTTCGATCACGGGACCACCGGCTTCTTCGCACCGCTGGCCAATCTGCAGCCGATCTGGGAGCACGTCCGGCAGACCCCGAACGGCTGACCGGTCAGCCGCCGCCGACGGTCTTGGACTTGCGGCGGCCGTGCCGACGGCGCAGGTCGACCGCATCGGCGGGTTCCAGCAGCAGTCGATCCCGGGCCGGGTCGTGTTCGATGATCCGGACCTGCAGCGAGTCGCCGGGCAGCACGTAGTCGCTGACCTCGACGAAGCTCTCCAGGCCGAGCACCTGCTTGACCTCGGAGGCGCCGAGCAGGCCGCGGAACTGGTCGACCAGCACCAAGGCGTAGTTGCGGCCGGTGGTCAGCACCCGACCGAGATAGACCTTGCCCGATTCCAGGGCCGGGCGATGGTTGCCGCTGTCCGGATCGACCAGCGGGAACTCGTTGTGTACCGCCATCTGGGTCATGATCGACTCGCTGGCCTCGGCCAGGGTGAGAGCGAGTTGGTCGACCTGGTCCATCAGATCGGCCATGTGCCGGGACAGGTCGAGGAACAGCCCGGGCAGCGCCGCGTCGCCGGACTTGTAGGAATTCTCGTGGGTCAGCTCGCCCCAGGCGTCCTGCATCATCGTGCGGACCTGCACCTCGCAGGGGACCTGGACCGGACCGTCGCCCTCGTCGACGGTGATTCGCAGCAGGTAGTGCAGCGAACGGTAGCCCGACGGCTTGGGGTTGCGGATGTAGTCCTTCGGGTCGCCGACCTGCTCCAGATACGGTCCGTACGCGGCGTTCACTGCCTTGGACGCCAGGTCGACGTCACGCAACGTCTTGCAGATGATCCTCAAGCCCACGATGTCGAAGATCGAGTTCTGGACCTGTTCGATGGTCTCCGGTGGGTCGATCTCCCGATTGCGGACCCGGCGCTGGATCTTCTCCGCGATCCGGGCCTTGCTCTTGATCCGGCTGGACTGCACCTTCACCCGGTCCGGGTCGTTCAACGCACACTCGGTGTCGATGGAATCCTGCAGCATGGCGGTCAGCTCGGCTTCGGCGACCTCCCAGCGTTCGGTCAGTCGTGCGGTCGCCTGGTCGACCAGTTCCTGCAACCGTTCATCGATCGCCGGCACGTGCCATCCCTCCATATTGCGATCACAGCCGCGACTCACGTCGTCTGCAGCGGAGTCTAGATGCACCAGCTGAACGCCTGCCATGAAACCTCCACATTGCGGGCCTTGTCCGGTCCTGCGGGTCCCCAGCGGCCCGGTCGACGTAGCATGCGTGTCCATGCGGCCGCCGGAGGACGACGTCACCCGCTTCTGGACGCTGGCCGGCAGCGGAAGGCAGCTGGCGGCTTCCACGCTGAGCCGACTGCCGGCTGCACCGGACCTGCTGTTGGCCAACTGTCTGTACGCCGTACGCCCCGGGTCGGTCGCCGACCTGGACCAGGATCTGGCCCGGGCAGCGGCTGATGCGCCGCAATTCCGGGTGATGGTCGAATCCGACACCCCGTCGTGGGTCGAGGCCGAGCTGCTGCTGCGGGACTGGCGACCGGAGACCGAATACCGGCTCATCCTGCCGGCGGGACGGCTGCTCACCGGTCCGGCCGAGACCGCCGTACGGCCTGCGATCGAGGTCGATCCGGACTGGTCCCAGCGGCAGGCGTTGTTCCGTCTGGACCACCTCGAGGAGGACGACCGGCTCGGCCGCGGTCGACGACCGGTCAGCCGGACAGAACAGGTCATCGGGCACCGTCGAGCGCTGGAGCAGTTCGCGACCTATTGGTGCACCACCGACGGCGATCAGGTGACCGGCTTCGTCTGCTGCTGGCAGACCCCGCAAGCACGTGGGGTGATCGAGGACGTCTTCGTCCATCCCGCGCACCGGGGCGGTGGGCTGGCGACCGCCATGATCAACAACGCGGTGACGCGATTGCGGCAGGCAGGGGTCGGTGACATCACGATCGCCGCCGAGGTCGGTGACACTCCGGTACGGCTCTACCAACGGCTCGGGTTCCGACCGGCAGGCATCAATCGGTGCTACGTCCCGGCGACGTGAGTATTCGGGAAGATTTCCTGAAACGGACAAGCCCTCTGGGCGCATCGCAGATCCCGGTCTTGTCCAGGCGCACTACGGGATCCACTCGTGGCACTCAGTCCTTATCTACTACAGATTCCCTCGCGGGAGTGTTATCCAACCGTGTCCTGAGTGGTCGGTTGGGGCGGTGTTCTGTCGGTGCTCACTTCTAGAGTGGTTTCATGATCAACACGCCGGCAGCCGACACCCCAGGGTCCGTCCCTGCCGGGCTCGATGCCGTGCAGGTGCTCCGCAATGTCAGCCTCGCCCGACGCCAGGAACGCGCAGCCCGCACCAAAAAGCTGATCATGGCCACCTGCTGGGCAGACTGCCATCCACCCGAGTCCATCGACCCACACCAACTGGCCATTCCCGGCGGCGACCGACCGATCCACCCCGGCGGCGACGGCACCCCCGAAATGGCCGCCTTCGCCATCGCCGAATTCGGCGCCGAACTCGCCCTCTCCATCGCCAGCACCGAACGCTTCATCGCCGACGCCCTCGACATCCGCCACCGACTCCCCCGCACCTGGACCCGACTCCGCGCCCTGGAGATCGAAGGCTTCCACGCCCAACAGATCGCCCGCGAAACCCGCCATTTGTCCCTGCAGCAAGCACTCCTGGTCGACGCCGCCATCGCCCACCGGATCGGCCGCTGGGCCTGGTCCCGCATACTGCGCCACCTCCAAGCCGCAATCATCGAAGTCGACGCCGAACGGATCGCCCGCCTCGCCCAGGAAGCCGCCGACGACACCGGCGTCTTCATCGCTCAGAGCACCGAACTCGGCACCAAAGCCATCTACGCCCGCCTCTCCGCAGCCGACGCAGCCTGGTTCGACGCCATGGTCGACCGGATCGCCGACATCCTCGGACGCCGCGGCGACCAAGGCACCAAAAACCAACGACGAGCAGCCGCGATCGGCGTCCTGGCCAACCCCCTCCATGCCCTCCGCCTGATCGCCGAAGACACCGCCCCCTCGCTGTTCGACCCCGACCCCGACGACACCTCCCTACTCCCCGTACCATCCGACGTCGACGATCCCGCCTCCACCGCCGATCACGACGCCACTGTTGAGTGCGACGCCCCGGCCGATCACGAGAGCCCGGTTGACCACGAAGCTCCCGTTGACAACGACGGCCCTGTTGATCACGACGCGGCGGTTGATCAGGACGGTCCTGTTGATCATGTCGGTCCTGTTGATCAAGACTCGGACGGTCCGGCTCCGACAGGCGCCGACTGCGCGACAATCGAAGCGGCGCCGCCCCGGTTCCCGATCATCGATCCTGATCAACGACTGGCCGAAGCAGCCATCCGCGCCATCGGCCAACTCGACCCCGCCCGCCTGCTACCCAAAGCAACCCTGTACGTCCACATCGCCCGCGAAACCCTGCAGAACGGGCTCGGCGTCACCCGCGTCGAAGACATCGGACCCATCGTGTCCAGCCTCGTCGCCGACTGGCTGCAGGACTGCCAGGTCACGGTCAAACCCGTCATCGACCTGGTCGCCGACCAGACCACGGTCGACGCCTACGAAATCCCGGACGCCATGCGGGAACGCGTGTTCCTCCGCAGCCCGGGCAGCGTCTTCCCCTACTCCGGATCCGTCGGACGACACGTCGACCAGGACCACAGCATTCCTTACCGGGACGGGATTCCCGACCAGACCGGGGACGTCAAACTCGGACCGCTGGCCCGACGCGAACACAACAGCATCACCCACGGCCCCTGGAACCGGCGACAACCCCAGCCCGGAACACATCTGTTCCGGGCGCCGCACGGCAAGATCATTCTGGTCAACGAGACCGGCAACCACGACCTCGGACAGGGACCGTTCGCCCACCGGGTCTGGCAAGCCGCGGCGCCCCAAAACAACGCCGCCTGAGACCCACCATCCGTGCTCCACGGACGGGTCCCAGGTTGCGCGCGCTCAGCTCAGTCCGCCGGTTCGTAGTCACCGATCAGGTCGTCACGGTCTCCCAGCTCGAAGTCGACCCGGTCGATATGCCCGGTGAAGGGAAACTCACCGTCGTAGTTCGAGCTGACCGGCGACAACGCATCCCGGCCGAGGTCGAGGCCCGCCCAGGACATGAAGTAGCGGCTGGTTGCGGGCATCGTGATCTGCTCGCCGGGCAGGCCGTCCACCGCTACCTGGCCGATCCCGGCACACGGGCCGGTCCGGGTGAAGCGATACTCCAATCGGAGCCGGCCCGACCGTTCGGGAAGTGCGGCCACGGCTCGGTAGATCCGACCGTAGTAGTTGTAGTCGTGATGCAGCAGACCGTCGTCGATGTACAGGCTGTAGCCGCCGCCGACCGATCCGCAGGCGACAATCACGCCGCGGTCCCCCGGCTCGACGTCCACCTGCGCCGTCATCGTGTACGAACGATCAAGGATGAACGGGGTAGCACCGCTCGGCAGATGACTGATTCCACCCCAATAGCGGAATGAATTGTTCGTCCGCGCCGCGTCGGGACGGCTCTGTGAGGTCGCTCGGCGTTCGGCGAATCCGCGATCATCCAACGGCAGCACGTCATAACGCCCCGCTTCGGCCCACCAACGTTCGATCATGGCGTGCAGGCGCTGCGGTTCCTCGTCAGCCAGATCGTGGCACTCGGAGAAGTCCGCCGCCAGGTCGTACAGCTCCCAGCGGTCTTGAGCGTAGTCGGCGCCACGTTCGTGATACGCGACTGCCTTCCAGCCATCCGACCACAACGCACGGTGTCCGAACATCTCGAAGTACTGTGCCGGCTTGCGACTCGGACCACCGGCGCGATCGAAGGTATAGGCCAGGCTGGTGCCATGCACGGGCATCTGCGGCACGCCGTTGATCTCCTCCGGTGCCTCGACGCCGATGATCTCCAGCACGGTGGGCACGATGTCGGTGACGTGGTGGAACTGGTCCCGGATCTCGCCGGCGGCAGAGATCCCGGCCGGCCAGGAGATGATCAACGGATCCCGCACACCGCCGGCATGGGTGTTCTGCTTGTAGCGCTTGAGCGGCGTGTTCGCCGCCATCGCCCAGCCGAGCGGATAGTTGTTCTGGACCTCGGCCGTCCCGATCTTGTCGATGTGTTCGAGGTTGTAGTCCAGTGGGTCGACATCCCGGTTCTCGTAGAAGGCCATGTTGACCGACCCGTTCGCCTGCCCCTCCTGGCTGGCGCCGTTGTCGGACAGCAGCACGAAGATCGTGTTGTCGAGCTCATCGACATGATCAAGATGTCGAACCAGCCGTCCGAGCTGAGCATCGGTGTGCTCCAGAAACGCGGCGTAAGCCTCCTGGAACCGCGCGAAGAGTCGTTGTTCCTGCTCCGACAGGGAATCCCACGCTGCGACCCCGGGATTCGCTGGAGCGAGATCCGTGTCGGCCGGGACGATGCCGAGTTCCTTCTGGCGTTGCAGTCGCTGCTGCCGGATGGTGTCCCAGCCGCAGTCGTACTGGCCGCGATACTTCGCCAGATACTCCGCCGGTGCCTGGTGCGGCGAATGGGTCGCGCCGGTGGCCAGGTAGAGCAGGAACGGTTTGTCCGGCGCCAACGACGTCTGGTCGGTGACGAAGGAGATCGCGTTGTCGACCAGGTCCTCGGTCAGGTGATAGCCGTCCGCCGCCGAAGCGGGAGGGTCGACCCGATGGTTGTCGCGAGTGAGTTCGGGATGGAACTGATCGGTGGCAGCGTCGAGGAACCCGTAGTAGCGCTCGAATCCTCGTCCCAAGGGCCACTGGTCGAAGGGCCCGACCTGCGAGGTCTGATCAGCCGGCGCGAGATGCCACTTGCCGACAGCGAGGGTGCTATAGCCCTGATCACGCAGGATCTCGGCAATCGTGCCGGCGTTGTGGCTCACGGCTCCGCGTTTGCTCGGGAATCCGCTGTCGGCGTTGGCGATGATCGACATCCCGACCGCGTGATGGTTGCGTCCGGTCAGCAGCGAGGCTCGGGTCGGTGAGCACAACGCCGTGGTGTGGAAGTTGCGGTAGCGCAAGCCCCGGGCCGCGAGATCGTCCATCACCGGGGTCGAGATCTCGCTGCCGAAACACCCGAGACTGGCGAACCCGACGTCGTCCAGCAGAACCATCACCACGTTGGGACTGCCGGGCCGCGCCCGTCGCGGCTGTGGCCACCAGGGTGTCGAGTCCTGAACGGTGGTGCCGATCGTTCCTGCAAAAGCGTCGGGTGCGCGCAAGGTGTTCCTCCTCGGGTGTCCTGCGGTGCTGTCGGATGGTGCTGATCGCGATGGACGATCAGAGGTCGCGTCGGTGGGTCTCGGGCAGCCGGCTCACACAGCCGAACGTGATCGCGGCAAGGACGATGACGAAGCCGCAGACCAACCAAGGCCGGTGACCGTTCAGCAACATCAGGGTGGTGGCGATGGTGGGCACCAGCCCAGCGGCCAGCGAGCTCAGCTGGAACACGATCGAGGTCCCGGTGTAGCGGACCCGGGAGTCGAACAGCTCCGGCAGGAAGGCCCCGACCGGGGCGAAGATCATCCCGGTGCCGATCGGGAACCCCAACGCGAAGGCGACCCACAGCCACAACGGATCCGCGGTGTTGATCAACAGGAAACTCGGGAAGATGCCCACTGCCACCACGACCGCACCGATCATGATCACCGGACGACGTCCGATCCGGTCGGACAGTCTGCCGGCCCAGATGATCACCAGAATCTGCATCACCAACGCGATCGCGACACCCAGCGTGGTCTGGGTCTTGGAGATGCCGAGCTCGGTGGTGGCGTAGCTGATGCCGAAGACCAGGAAGACTGCCCAGGTGCCGGCGTCGGCGACCCGCGCACCCCAGCCCTTGAGGATCGTCAGAGTGTCCTTGGCGAACAGGTTCTTGGCCGGGACCCGGTGCCGGCCTCCGGACTCACGCATGGCGTGGAAGGCCGGCGTCTCGATCACCCGGAAGCGGACGTACAGTCCGGCGGCCAGGATGACGATCCCGAGCAGGTACGGGACCCGCCACCCCCAGGCGAGGAAGGTCTCGTCCGGCATCGACGCGAGACAGGCATACACCACGATGATCGACAGCAACTGGCCCACCGGATTTCCGAGCCCGGCGAACATTCCCCAGAAGCCTCGCTTGCCGGCCGGTGCGTGTTCGACCACCATCAGCGCCGCCCCGCCGAACTCGCCACCGAGCCCGAATCCCTGCAGCAGTCGCAACGCCACCAGCAGCAGCGGCGCCCAGACACCGATGGTCTGATAGGTCGGCAGCAGCCCCATCACCACGGTCGGAATCCCGGTCAGCAGCAACGTGATCAGCAGCGTCGACTTGCGACCGATCCGATCACCGAGGTGGCCGAAGACGATCGCACCGACCGGTCGCATGATGAATCCGATTCCGAAGGTCATGAAGGCGACCAGAGTGCCCACCGCCGGATCTCCGGCTGGGAAGAACAGCTTGTTGAACGCCAGCGCGCTGAGCCAGCCGTAGAGCTGGAAGTCGTACCACTCCAGCGTCGCCCCGGCGAGACTGGCCAGTGCGGTCCTGCGCATCGAGAACGCACCCGTCGGATCGGCTGCTGTCTTCGACATCTCGCGGCGTGCTGACGACATGTGGTGACTCCCATCCGACGGTGGTTGGCGCGGTTCACGACACTAGGAGGAGGGACGTCTATTCGTCCAAGACGTAGTTCGCATACGCGGTATACGTTGGGCTGATGATGGAGCCCGACGACGTTCCGCCCGCGTGGCTGTCCTCGTTCCTTGCTGTCGTGGACAACGCGACGTTCACCGCCGCGGCCGCCACCACCCACCGGTCGCAGCCGCGGGTGAGTGCTCATGTCGCCGGGTTGGAGCGGCTGCTCGGCCGACGGCTGTTCGAGCGCGGTTCACGACCGGTGCAGTTGACCGAGGCCGGAGAGCGGCTGCTCCCGCATGCGCGGGCTGCAATGTCGGAGATCCGGCTCGGGATGGAGGCGGTCGGATCGCTCGGCGGTGATCTGCAGGGCACGATCGTGCTGGGCAGCTTCGCCGGTCCCAGCGGCGTCCTGCTCGCCCCGTTGATCCGCCGATTCCGGCAGAGTCATCCCGGAGTCACGATCGATCTGCGCGAAGGTGGCCCACGGTGGCTGGAAGACGCAGTCGCCTCGTTCGCCCTCGACCTCTCGATCCGGGTGGCCGACATGCCGACCCATCACGATCTCGCATTCCGGCATCTGCTCGACGAACACATCGTGCTGGCGCTGCCGATCGGCCATCAGGTCACCCAGCAGCCAGACCCGGAGCGTCATCTCGACGGTCTGCCGCTGATCGTCACCGGCTCACCGACCGAAGGCTGGACCGATTTCACCGACCGGCTGTCGGCCGCAGGGATCCTTCCCGGATCGGTGCTCGCTGTCACCCATCCGACAACGGTGATCGCCATGGTGCGGGCCGGACTCGGGATCGGGATGCTGGGCGAGATGGGAGCGACCATCAGCGCCTTCGGCGATGTGGACATCCGTCGGTTGCCCGGTGAACTGTGGACCCGCGGCATCCGGGCCTACTGGCATCCGAAGCGCGACCTCAGCGTCGCCAGCCGACAGTTCCTGGACGACCTGGCCGACACTTGCGGATCGGCCGATCAGTACAGCACCGTGGCGAATTCGCCGGCCTGACGGAAGCCGACCCGGGCGTAGGTCGCACGGGCGGGCGTGTTGTAGTCGTTGACGTACAGCGACACCACGGGCGCGATGCCCCGGGCGAGTTGGACGACGGCCGCCATCATCGACGGGGCAAGTCCCCGTCCCCGCAGGGACGGGTCGAGCCAGACGCCCTGCACCTGGGTGACGCCGCGAGAGACCGAGCCGAGGTCGGCCTTGAAGATCACCTTGCCGGTGCGGTCGACCACACCGAACGCGCGGCCGGAAGTGATCAATTGGCGGACGTAGTAGCGATAGCCGGCCGGATTGCCCTGCAACGGCGAGACTCCGACCTCTTCGGTGTACATCCGCACCGCCGATTGGTAGTACGCATCCCAGTGCTCCAGGGTCATCGGGTGCACGTCGGGGTGCGGCAGCACCTGCGGGTCGGTGTCCATGGCCAGCACCGGCTGGTGCGGACGCACCTCGCGGACCTGCGACCAGGCCGATCCCCACCGGGTGCTCAGTTGGTGCCACAGCTCCATCGCCACCTCGGCCGGGCCGATGATCGAGGAGCACATCCGGCGCGCTCCGGCGTACTCGGCGAAGGCGCTGACTGCCGCCGGACCGGCGCCGACCGGGACCAGATTGGACCCGGCGTGGCAGAGCGCGCGCAGCCGGCCGTCCTCCTCATAGCCCCAGATCGGACAGCCGAGGTCGCGGGCCTCCAGACCGGCGCTGCGGACCCGGGACGCGACGAAGACGTTGTCGATCGGCGATGAGGCCAACAGCCGTACGGCGTCCGGTTGGTCAGCGGCGGTCAGAACGCGTACGCCGGAACGAACCACCGTCTCGCTCATTCCACCTCCCGGACCGCGGCCGACATCCGCAACCTAACCGACGCTGACTTCCGGACTGCCCTCCACCTCGGGCATGTCCTCGGCGAGTCGCATCGCTTCCTCGATCAGTGTCTCGACGATCTGACTCTCCTTGACCGTCTTGATCACCTCTCCGTGCACGAAAATCTGCCCCTTGCCGTTGCCGGACGCAACCCCGAGATCGGCCTCGCGAGCCTCACCGGGTCCGTTCACCACGCAGCCCATCACCGCGACCCGCAACGGTACGGTCAGCCCCTCCAGCCCGGCGGTGACCTCGTCGGCCAACTTGTAGACGTCGACCTGAGCGCGGCCACAGGACGGGCAGGAGACGATCTCCAGTTTGCGCGGCCGCAGGTTCAACGACTCCAGGATCTTGATGCCGACCTTGACCTCTTCGACCGGCGGCGCGGACAGCGAGACCCGGATGGTGTCGCCGATCCCCTTGCTGAGCAGGGCTCCGAACGCCGTCGCGGACTTGATCGTGCCCTGGAACGCCGGTCCCGCCTCGGTCACGCCGAGGTG
Protein-coding sequences here:
- a CDS encoding DUF4439 domain-containing protein, giving the protein MTAAARRPAVHTFGRRSLLIFTGVAGLALTGCTDSPLVPGPGPDRAQTPTPTPLPGTVDGAATEKELADYADALLARHRAELSHGERQLIAQLRDAHLNHLAVLASTAPFDLPRPTPSGSAATPSPSASGSASPASTSATPTSSNPSSTASASSTASATPTTRIPATPAKAIKAFAALEAAAGKEHRARALRPGGPDDQLEELALLWGSLSAAAVSYGSALTDGRDPAAEPAGGQRVAIALPDPAEAAKNLLEQCYAIIFGYQTALAELSDRQADHARSSLARYRDLRDRLVRELLAQEQKPPAPHAGYQLPLQPTSTSRSGRLLGLMDTAVLPYIGQWLATTDHRSIALSTMINSTRDVLAWTSTITVWPGWPTQD
- a CDS encoding proline--tRNA ligase is translated as MTQLFVRTLREDPADAEVPSHRWLVRAGYIRRTAPGIYSWLPLGWKVLRNVEKIIREEMDPISQEVHLPALLPSEPYEATGRWEEYGDLLFRLKDRRDNDFLLGPTHEEIFALLVKDLYSSYKDLPLSLYQIQTKYRDEARPRAGLLRGREFVMKDSYSFDIDDAGLEKSYQAHRDAYIKIFDRLGFEYRIVSAMSGAMGGSASEEFLAVGENGEDTFVRSPGGYAANVEAVRTPVPDPIPYDDAPAAHAEDTPDTPTIATLVAVANERVPRQDRPWEASDTLKNVVLMVSHPDGTREPLAVGLPGDREVDMKRLNAQLEPSEAEPFTDEDFAQHPGLVKGYIGPQALGTESVTKIKFLVDPRVVTGTRWVTGANEPGRHVFDLVAGRDFTPDGTIEAAEIRDGDPAPDGSGPLSLARGMEMGHVFQLGRKYADALGLKVLDQNGKLVTVTMGSYGIGVSRAVAAVAENTSDDKGLCWPRELAPYDVHMIIAGKGETVGAADDLAVALSERGVSVLLDDRKASTGVKFADAELIGVPTIVVVGKGLADGVVEVRDRRTGERQDLPVAEAADRIAAIVKE
- a CDS encoding GNAT family N-acetyltransferase, translating into MRPPEDDVTRFWTLAGSGRQLAASTLSRLPAAPDLLLANCLYAVRPGSVADLDQDLARAAADAPQFRVMVESDTPSWVEAELLLRDWRPETEYRLILPAGRLLTGPAETAVRPAIEVDPDWSQRQALFRLDHLEEDDRLGRGRRPVSRTEQVIGHRRALEQFATYWCTTDGDQVTGFVCCWQTPQARGVIEDVFVHPAHRGGGLATAMINNAVTRLRQAGVGDITIAAEVGDTPVRLYQRLGFRPAGINRCYVPAT
- a CDS encoding DUF222 domain-containing protein encodes the protein MINTPAADTPGSVPAGLDAVQVLRNVSLARRQERAARTKKLIMATCWADCHPPESIDPHQLAIPGGDRPIHPGGDGTPEMAAFAIAEFGAELALSIASTERFIADALDIRHRLPRTWTRLRALEIEGFHAQQIARETRHLSLQQALLVDAAIAHRIGRWAWSRILRHLQAAIIEVDAERIARLAQEAADDTGVFIAQSTELGTKAIYARLSAADAAWFDAMVDRIADILGRRGDQGTKNQRRAAAIGVLANPLHALRLIAEDTAPSLFDPDPDDTSLLPVPSDVDDPASTADHDATVECDAPADHESPVDHEAPVDNDGPVDHDAAVDQDGPVDHVGPVDQDSDGPAPTGADCATIEAAPPRFPIIDPDQRLAEAAIRAIGQLDPARLLPKATLYVHIARETLQNGLGVTRVEDIGPIVSSLVADWLQDCQVTVKPVIDLVADQTTVDAYEIPDAMRERVFLRSPGSVFPYSGSVGRHVDQDHSIPYRDGIPDQTGDVKLGPLARREHNSITHGPWNRRQPQPGTHLFRAPHGKIILVNETGNHDLGQGPFAHRVWQAAAPQNNAA
- a CDS encoding arylsulfatase yields the protein MRAPDAFAGTIGTTVQDSTPWWPQPRRARPGSPNVVMVLLDDVGFASLGCFGSEISTPVMDDLAARGLRYRNFHTTALCSPTRASLLTGRNHHAVGMSIIANADSGFPSKRGAVSHNAGTIAEILRDQGYSTLAVGKWHLAPADQTSQVGPFDQWPLGRGFERYYGFLDAATDQFHPELTRDNHRVDPPASAADGYHLTEDLVDNAISFVTDQTSLAPDKPFLLYLATGATHSPHQAPAEYLAKYRGQYDCGWDTIRQQRLQRQKELGIVPADTDLAPANPGVAAWDSLSEQEQRLFARFQEAYAAFLEHTDAQLGRLVRHLDHVDELDNTIFVLLSDNGASQEGQANGSVNMAFYENRDVDPLDYNLEHIDKIGTAEVQNNYPLGWAMAANTPLKRYKQNTHAGGVRDPLIISWPAGISAAGEIRDQFHHVTDIVPTVLEIIGVEAPEEINGVPQMPVHGTSLAYTFDRAGGPSRKPAQYFEMFGHRALWSDGWKAVAYHERGADYAQDRWELYDLAADFSECHDLADEEPQRLHAMIERWWAEAGRYDVLPLDDRGFAERRATSQSRPDAARTNNSFRYWGGISHLPSGATPFILDRSYTMTAQVDVEPGDRGVIVACGSVGGGYSLYIDDGLLHHDYNYYGRIYRAVAALPERSGRLRLEYRFTRTGPCAGIGQVAVDGLPGEQITMPATSRYFMSWAGLDLGRDALSPVSSNYDGEFPFTGHIDRVDFELGDRDDLIGDYEPAD